A region from the Desulfoglaeba alkanexedens ALDC genome encodes:
- a CDS encoding nucleotide exchange factor GrpE, producing MIWQRVIETLRSGRRLAVTRIVHPLLAGAAARLGRMAGVRVTRPLDASPAAWKQQAIEDFRSWLADLPETLPDFEKTDATTCDLYTLLMEFIALRQEIRYQNREQHAAIKAQQDFMAGQREMMALVQKRFEELDRLEENIRQACERRTASFFFDVRDALRRGLAASRRVASTGGFFRRPPRGIEGIIEGYELALRRFDRALSYLDIQPVETIGRPFDPTLMAAVDRRFSPGAGDNEVLEEVSGGFVHRGTVLRSANVIVNKAPSKNPVND from the coding sequence ATGATTTGGCAGCGGGTCATCGAAACACTACGGTCAGGGCGGCGCCTGGCCGTGACCCGGATCGTTCACCCCCTGCTCGCGGGCGCCGCCGCCCGCCTGGGCCGCATGGCCGGCGTGCGCGTCACCCGGCCCCTGGATGCATCGCCGGCCGCATGGAAGCAGCAAGCCATCGAGGACTTTCGATCCTGGCTGGCCGACCTGCCGGAAACCCTGCCCGACTTTGAAAAGACCGATGCCACCACCTGCGACTTGTACACCTTGCTGATGGAGTTCATCGCCCTGCGCCAGGAGATCAGGTACCAGAACCGGGAGCAGCATGCCGCCATCAAGGCTCAGCAGGATTTTATGGCCGGCCAGCGGGAAATGATGGCCTTGGTTCAAAAACGCTTCGAGGAATTGGATCGACTGGAAGAAAATATTCGCCAAGCCTGTGAGCGGCGCACCGCGTCCTTTTTTTTCGACGTCCGCGACGCCCTGCGGCGCGGCCTGGCAGCCAGTCGCCGCGTCGCATCGACCGGCGGGTTTTTCAGGCGCCCGCCCAGGGGGATCGAGGGGATTATCGAAGGTTATGAATTGGCGCTGCGCCGTTTCGACCGCGCCCTGAGCTACCTGGACATTCAGCCGGTGGAAACCATCGGACGGCCTTTCGATCCCACCCTCATGGCGGCCGTGGACCGCCGATTCTCGCCGGGTGCCGGGGACAACGAAGTCCTTGAAGAGGTGAGCGGGGGCTTCGTCCACCGTGGCACCGTGCTTCGCAGCGCGAACGTCATCGTCAACAAGGCGCCATCCAAAAACCCCGTAAACGACTAA
- a CDS encoding SEC-C metal-binding domain-containing protein, with protein MAAAESLTAAALRHFLLRKGGRKDMKIGRNAPCPCGSGKKYKKCCLPKKVTAQEDLDYRRLSEAYNRLFDDTVEYAERVFGEKTLQMALLEYLLWPDEDERELDAGLIERQMPLFWPWFVFNWEYVYDPMMEEVELDVSSGRTPAELYAEKQGSKLGSLERKLIEAVNRKPFSFYEVVEVESGKQILLQDILAGGRIMVQERSGSRHLKPSDIVFGRAVSLDGVGMIMGLATYAIPPGHKPAIIELRRRIKAEEPVISDQVLNDWDFEIRELYLAIDHALFTRPRIYNSDGDPFEFHKLVYDIDSAEEAFEKLVSLCVTMEARELREQAERDAHGRIRRAEITWDRKGHKAGAGLTSTTLGRIFIDEGRLTAEVNSAQRAEALREKIEAGLGSRARFRVDEIRSLEKMMQDREQSGQAARSSAEHEALMQEPEVRRQVAQIIRQHWEDWVDMELPALGGKTPREAVRDEDGVEAVEALLADVERHGQNDPYMKQMNRDGVRLVRELLGMPKPAPEDR; from the coding sequence ATGGCGGCGGCTGAATCCCTGACCGCCGCCGCCCTCCGGCATTTTCTTTTAAGGAAGGGAGGAAGGAAGGATATGAAGATCGGACGCAATGCTCCCTGCCCCTGCGGCAGCGGCAAAAAATATAAGAAATGCTGCCTTCCCAAGAAGGTCACGGCCCAGGAGGATCTGGATTACAGACGACTGAGCGAGGCCTACAACAGACTGTTCGATGATACGGTTGAATATGCCGAACGTGTGTTTGGGGAAAAAACGTTGCAGATGGCTTTGCTTGAATATTTGTTGTGGCCCGACGAAGATGAAAGGGAACTGGATGCTGGGCTTATTGAGCGGCAAATGCCGCTTTTTTGGCCCTGGTTTGTGTTCAATTGGGAATATGTATATGATCCGATGATGGAAGAAGTCGAACTTGACGTCTCGTCGGGACGGACGCCGGCAGAGTTGTATGCCGAGAAGCAAGGTTCCAAATTAGGCTCCCTGGAGCGCAAACTGATCGAGGCAGTCAACCGCAAGCCCTTCAGCTTTTATGAAGTCGTCGAGGTGGAGTCCGGCAAGCAGATCCTTTTGCAGGATATTCTAGCGGGCGGTCGGATCATGGTTCAGGAGCGGAGCGGTTCGCGCCACCTCAAACCGTCGGACATCGTTTTCGGCCGGGCGGTGAGCCTCGACGGTGTCGGCATGATCATGGGACTCGCCACCTATGCCATTCCCCCAGGCCACAAGCCAGCGATCATCGAACTGCGACGAAGGATAAAAGCGGAGGAGCCGGTAATCTCAGACCAGGTCCTCAATGACTGGGACTTCGAAATCCGGGAGCTCTACCTGGCCATTGACCACGCCCTCTTTACAAGACCGAGAATATACAACTCCGACGGCGATCCGTTCGAGTTCCACAAGCTTGTCTACGACATCGATTCGGCCGAAGAAGCCTTTGAAAAGCTCGTTTCCCTGTGCGTTACAATGGAAGCGCGCGAGCTTCGAGAACAAGCCGAAAGGGATGCGCACGGGCGCATCCGGCGGGCCGAGATCACCTGGGACCGCAAGGGACACAAGGCAGGAGCCGGATTGACCAGCACCACGTTGGGCCGCATTTTTATAGATGAAGGTCGTTTGACGGCGGAAGTCAATTCGGCGCAAAGGGCCGAGGCACTTCGCGAAAAGATCGAAGCCGGGCTTGGCTCCCGCGCACGCTTCAGGGTGGATGAAATCCGCAGCCTCGAAAAGATGATGCAAGATCGGGAGCAGTCGGGACAGGCGGCAAGATCCTCCGCCGAGCATGAAGCACTAATGCAGGAGCCTGAAGTGCGCCGGCAGGTGGCTCAAATAATAAGACAACATTGGGAAGACTGGGTCGATATGGAACTGCCTGCGCTGGGCGGCAAGACGCCGCGTGAGGCGGTGCGGGACGAAGACGGCGTCGAGGCGGTGGAGGCCCTGCTGGCAGATGTCGAACGCCACGGGCAAAACGACCCGTACATGAAGCAGATGAACCGCGATGGGGTCCGGCTGGTCAGAGAGCTCCTGGGAATGCCAAAGCCCGCGCCGGAGGATAGATAG
- a CDS encoding Hsp70 family protein: MEPIIGIDLGTTNSEVAFAADGRVTVICDGDDGIVPSCVGLNDDGAVIVGVEARNQAVAAPERTVMSIKRRMGSDEQIALGPHRFSPQEISAFILKALRERAERHIGKPVTKAVITVPAYFTDAQRQATREAGEIAGLEVVRIINEPTAAALAYESHNPEDRCILVYDLGGGTFDVSIVRIEDGVVEVLASTGDNRLGGDDFDRRIVGHLLAHLAKEVGKNPPETPQLLARLKMAAEKAKIALSTAPFAMVEEDYLYQSNGRDVHLRLELARESFEAMIEPDLRRTMEAVNRALKDAEMLPSAIDDIILVGGSTRIPMIERMLEEKFNKRPRSHIDPDLCVAMGAGIQAAREMGLEGTGVLVDITPYTFGTSAIGDIDGVPSATMFVPIIRRNTKLPATRSEVFYTVHDRQEAVDVRVYQGEHPDAEDNVLLGNYIFKLTPAPAGSEIVLQFDLDLNGILKIRALEKKTGKTIDATIENAISRFSDDQLAETRSRVAGLWSTPDDSTGPAGGAAEMPVEEIPEAYAPLFRRAETLLADLDEEDRDEIVNLVEDIREALRENRTADAEALRSELDDALFYLEG; this comes from the coding sequence ATGGAACCGATCATCGGCATCGATCTGGGCACCACCAACAGCGAAGTGGCGTTCGCCGCTGACGGTCGGGTGACCGTGATCTGCGATGGGGACGACGGTATCGTGCCGTCCTGCGTCGGCCTCAATGACGATGGCGCCGTCATCGTCGGCGTCGAGGCCCGCAACCAGGCCGTGGCCGCCCCGGAGCGGACCGTGATGTCCATCAAACGCCGAATGGGCTCCGATGAACAGATCGCCCTGGGGCCTCACCGCTTCTCCCCCCAGGAAATTTCAGCCTTCATTCTTAAGGCGCTTCGGGAGAGGGCCGAGCGTCACATCGGAAAACCGGTGACCAAGGCGGTGATCACCGTGCCGGCCTACTTCACCGACGCTCAGCGCCAGGCCACCCGGGAAGCGGGAGAAATCGCCGGGCTCGAAGTGGTGCGGATCATCAACGAACCCACGGCGGCAGCCCTCGCCTACGAGAGCCACAACCCGGAAGACCGCTGTATTCTGGTCTACGATCTCGGCGGCGGCACCTTCGACGTGTCCATCGTGCGCATCGAGGACGGGGTGGTGGAGGTGTTGGCCAGCACCGGCGACAACCGCCTGGGGGGCGACGATTTCGATCGCCGCATCGTCGGTCACCTGCTGGCGCATCTGGCGAAGGAGGTCGGGAAAAACCCACCGGAAACCCCGCAGCTTCTCGCCAGGCTCAAGATGGCGGCGGAAAAGGCCAAGATCGCCCTTTCCACAGCCCCCTTCGCAATGGTGGAGGAAGACTATCTGTATCAGAGCAACGGCCGAGATGTCCATTTGCGTCTGGAACTGGCCAGGGAAAGCTTCGAGGCCATGATCGAACCGGACCTGAGGCGCACCATGGAGGCGGTCAACCGCGCCCTGAAGGACGCTGAGATGCTCCCCTCGGCCATCGATGACATCATCCTGGTGGGCGGGTCCACCCGAATCCCCATGATTGAGCGGATGCTGGAAGAAAAATTCAACAAGCGGCCTCGGAGCCACATTGATCCGGACCTCTGCGTCGCCATGGGCGCCGGGATTCAGGCGGCCCGGGAAATGGGGTTGGAAGGCACCGGCGTGTTGGTGGACATCACCCCTTATACCTTCGGCACATCGGCCATCGGCGACATCGACGGTGTTCCGAGCGCCACCATGTTCGTTCCCATCATCCGGCGCAACACCAAACTGCCGGCCACCCGAAGCGAGGTCTTTTACACCGTGCATGACCGCCAGGAAGCCGTAGACGTACGCGTTTACCAGGGCGAGCACCCCGACGCCGAGGACAACGTGCTGCTGGGAAACTATATCTTCAAGCTGACGCCGGCACCGGCGGGCAGTGAGATCGTCCTGCAGTTCGACCTCGATCTGAACGGCATCCTAAAAATTCGGGCCCTGGAGAAAAAGACCGGCAAGACCATCGACGCCACCATCGAAAACGCCATCTCCCGTTTCTCTGACGATCAATTGGCGGAAACCCGCAGTCGAGTCGCCGGCCTTTGGTCCACGCCGGACGATTCGACAGGTCCCGCCGGCGGAGCCGCCGAAATGCCGGTCGAGGAAATCCCGGAAGCCTACGCTCCGCTCTTTCGCAGAGCCGAAACGTTGTTGGCGGACCTGGATGAAGAGGATCGCGACGAGATCGTGAACCTGGTGGAAGACATTCGGGAAGCGTTGCGGGAAAACCGCACCGCGGACGCCGAAGCGCTTCGCTCCGAACTGGACGATGCCCTGTTCTATCTGGAGGGATGA
- the dusB gene encoding tRNA dihydrouridine synthase DusB translates to MKIQKVLKTENAFRVTPLRIGELLIDPPLVLAPMAGVTDRPFRRLAARLGAGLVTTEMISSEGLIRNHSGSWNLFKRDPEIGVPVAVQIFGSDPETMAGVARKVAERGADSVDINAGCPVRKVVRQGAGAALLRTPGKLFAMVSAVKRAVDIPVTVKIRIGWDQRAVNVVEVVRGLEAAGADAVTVHARTAKQLYGGEADWRQIRRATQAVSIPIIGNGDVMDPSDADRMLSETGCDAVMIGRAALGNPWIFSAIARHWGRVGPWNPEPTWKDFRETVQAHLQAFRAERPLPPGHYRKVLMWYSRGLPESSPLRARLMTVRTIGAMEAVFRDWIDALASGDLPFHVCKAGEESARCR, encoded by the coding sequence TTGAAGATTCAGAAGGTTCTGAAAACGGAAAATGCATTCAGAGTGACGCCGCTTCGGATCGGTGAGCTTCTGATCGATCCCCCGCTTGTGCTTGCGCCCATGGCGGGTGTAACCGATCGGCCCTTCCGGAGGCTCGCGGCCCGTCTGGGCGCAGGGCTTGTGACCACCGAAATGATCAGCAGCGAAGGGCTCATCCGCAACCATTCCGGAAGCTGGAACCTGTTCAAACGGGACCCGGAAATCGGTGTTCCCGTGGCCGTCCAGATCTTCGGTTCCGACCCGGAAACCATGGCCGGGGTGGCCCGGAAAGTGGCTGAACGGGGCGCCGACAGTGTCGATATCAATGCCGGCTGCCCGGTGCGGAAGGTGGTCCGGCAGGGGGCGGGAGCGGCCCTGCTCCGCACGCCCGGTAAACTCTTCGCCATGGTCTCCGCCGTGAAACGGGCGGTGGACATCCCCGTCACGGTCAAGATCCGCATCGGCTGGGACCAGCGGGCCGTCAACGTGGTGGAAGTGGTTCGCGGCCTGGAGGCCGCGGGAGCCGATGCCGTGACGGTCCACGCCCGGACGGCCAAGCAGCTTTACGGCGGCGAAGCCGACTGGCGGCAGATCCGCCGCGCAACGCAGGCCGTGAGCATCCCGATCATCGGAAACGGCGACGTCATGGATCCTTCGGACGCGGATCGGATGCTTTCGGAAACGGGCTGCGACGCCGTCATGATCGGGCGGGCGGCCCTCGGCAATCCCTGGATCTTTTCCGCCATCGCCCGTCATTGGGGGCGAGTCGGTCCGTGGAACCCCGAACCGACCTGGAAGGATTTCCGGGAAACCGTTCAGGCTCACCTGCAAGCCTTCCGGGCGGAACGGCCTCTGCCTCCCGGTCACTACCGAAAAGTGCTCATGTGGTACTCCAGGGGACTCCCCGAATCCTCGCCACTTCGTGCCCGACTCATGACGGTGCGCACCATCGGCGCCATGGAAGCCGTTTTCCGAGACTGGATCGATGCGCTGGCT
- a CDS encoding universal stress protein produces MNDETRRGFKILVGYDGTRTAKEALKLAVFHARHFKARVYVAWSLIGGHEDSLEKIETARDGLQQAESLFRDEGIPYETHLLVRGLSAGEDLVQFADENHVDEIVVGVRKRSQVSKLLFGSTSRFVILNAPCPVVTVK; encoded by the coding sequence GTGAACGACGAGACCCGGAGAGGCTTCAAGATACTCGTGGGGTACGATGGAACGCGAACTGCGAAGGAAGCCCTGAAGCTGGCCGTTTTCCATGCGCGCCATTTCAAGGCCAGGGTTTACGTGGCTTGGTCACTCATAGGCGGCCATGAGGATTCCCTGGAAAAAATCGAAACGGCCCGTGACGGGCTGCAGCAGGCCGAGAGCCTTTTCCGCGACGAGGGGATACCCTACGAAACGCATCTTCTGGTGAGGGGGCTTTCGGCCGGAGAAGACCTGGTTCAGTTCGCCGACGAAAACCATGTGGACGAGATTGTGGTGGGTGTCCGGAAACGATCCCAGGTGAGCAAACTGCTTTTCGGGTCCACCTCCCGCTTTGTGATCCTGAACGCTCCCTGTCCCGTGGTGACGGTGAAGTAG
- a CDS encoding J domain-containing protein, giving the protein MLIDYLRLGVRPDATDAQIRKAYLALIRTHTPEKDPARFKEIATAYERIKDETVRLETALFGPTRITDTREALEALARAATPGRRRVGLGTLWQAAGQVSRRHASSPLPSSPDTEKKR; this is encoded by the coding sequence ATGCTGATCGACTATCTGAGACTGGGCGTTCGCCCGGATGCCACCGACGCCCAGATCCGCAAGGCTTACCTGGCGCTGATCCGGACCCATACCCCGGAAAAGGACCCCGCGCGATTCAAGGAAATCGCCACCGCTTACGAACGCATCAAGGATGAAACGGTCCGCTTGGAAACGGCGCTTTTCGGCCCGACGCGGATCACCGACACCCGCGAGGCCCTTGAAGCCCTGGCGCGCGCCGCCACCCCCGGCCGGCGACGGGTCGGTTTGGGTACCTTGTGGCAAGCGGCGGGCCAAGTGTCCCGCCGGCATGCGTCGTCCCCCTTGCCATCGTCACCGGATACGGAGAAAAAAAGATGA